One Nocardioides luti DNA window includes the following coding sequences:
- the rpmC gene encoding 50S ribosomal protein L29, with amino-acid sequence MVTTAHELDEMTNVDIEAKLREAKEELFNLRFQAATGQLESHGRLRTVKKDIARIYTVVRERELGIRTAPGSSNNEDGAA; translated from the coding sequence ATGGTTACCACCGCTCACGAGCTCGACGAGATGACGAACGTCGACATCGAGGCCAAGCTGCGCGAGGCCAAGGAGGAGCTGTTCAACCTCCGTTTCCAGGCGGCCACCGGCCAGCTGGAGAGCCACGGCCGGCTGCGCACGGTCAAGAAGGACATCGCCCGGATCTATACCGTGGTGCGCGAGCGCGAGCTCGGCATCCGGACCGCCCCGGGCTCCAGCAACAACGAGGATGGTGCCGCATGA
- the rpsQ gene encoding 30S ribosomal protein S17 → MSEQTATSTERNARKVREGLVVSDKMDKTVVVSVEDRVKHALYGKVLRRTSKLKAHDEANACGIGDRVLIMETRPLSATKRWRIVEILEKAK, encoded by the coding sequence ATGAGCGAGCAGACCGCGACGTCGACCGAGCGCAACGCTCGCAAGGTCCGTGAGGGCCTGGTCGTCAGCGACAAGATGGACAAGACCGTGGTCGTGTCCGTCGAGGACCGCGTGAAGCACGCGCTCTACGGCAAGGTCCTCCGCCGCACGAGCAAGCTGAAGGCTCACGACGAGGCGAACGCCTGTGGCATCGGCGACCGGGTCCTGATCATGGAGACCCGGCCGCTGTCCGCCACCAAGCGCTGGCGCATCGTCGAGATCCTCGAGAAGGCCAAGTAA
- the rplN gene encoding 50S ribosomal protein L14 — protein MIQQESRLKVADNTGAKEILCIRVLGGSGRRYAGIGDTIVATVKDAIPGGNVKKGDVVKAVIVRTVKERRRADGSYIRFDENAAVILKNDGEPRGTRIFGPVGRELREKKFMKIISLAPEVL, from the coding sequence ATGATCCAGCAGGAGTCGCGACTCAAGGTCGCCGACAACACCGGTGCGAAGGAAATCCTCTGCATCCGTGTTCTCGGCGGTTCGGGTCGGCGCTACGCCGGTATCGGCGACACGATCGTCGCCACCGTCAAGGACGCGATCCCCGGCGGCAACGTGAAGAAGGGTGACGTCGTCAAGGCCGTCATCGTGCGCACCGTCAAGGAGCGCCGCCGTGCCGACGGTTCGTACATCCGCTTCGACGAGAACGCCGCCGTGATCCTCAAGAACGACGGCGAGCCGCGAGGCACCCGCATTTTCGGCCCCGTGGGCCGCGAGCTGCGCGAGAAGAAGTTCATGAAGATCATCTCGCTCGCGCCGGAGGTGCTCTGA